From a single Cyanobacteria bacterium QS_8_64_29 genomic region:
- the ctaD gene encoding cytochrome c oxidase subunit I, with product MAAQATIPASAPPSPSHPQRRWWHYFSFNTDHKVIGIQYLVTSFLFYLVGGALAGVMRTELATPQPDVVDPELYNQLFTVHGTVMIFLWIVPAGAGLANYLLPLMVGARDMAFPRLNAAAFWLIPPAGLLLLASFLVEAPQAGWTSYPPLSLVMGKVGEEIWILSLLLLGTSSIMGAINFITTIVRMRTPEMGWNDMPLFCWSMLATSLMVLVATPVLAAALILLSFDLLAGTSFFNPAGGGDPVVYQHIFWFYSHPAVYIMILPFFGVISEVLPVHARKPLFAYRAVAYSSLAISVLGLLVWAHHMFTSGTPAWLRMFFMAATMLIAVPTGIKVFSWCATLWGGKLRLNSAMLFGMGFVSSFLIGGLSGVMLASVPFDIHVHDSYFIVAHLHYVLFGGSVLGVFAAIYHWFPKMTGRMLNETWGRVHFALTLVGLNLAFLPMHQLGLMGMSRRIALYDPQYETLNVICTVGSYILGASTLPFLANVVWCWWRGQPAPSNPWRALTLEWQTASPPEIENFETEPVLWSGPYDYGIERAYLPPSTAGSSQ from the coding sequence GCTCAAGCTACTATCCCTGCAAGCGCTCCGCCCTCGCCATCCCACCCCCAACGGCGCTGGTGGCACTATTTCAGCTTCAACACCGACCACAAGGTCATCGGCATCCAGTACTTGGTGACCTCGTTTTTGTTCTATCTAGTCGGCGGCGCCCTGGCCGGGGTCATGCGCACCGAGCTGGCGACGCCGCAGCCCGATGTGGTTGACCCGGAGCTCTACAACCAGCTGTTTACGGTCCACGGCACCGTGATGATCTTTTTGTGGATCGTTCCGGCTGGGGCCGGGCTAGCCAACTACCTGCTCCCGCTGATGGTGGGAGCGCGGGATATGGCCTTTCCCCGGCTGAACGCCGCGGCTTTCTGGCTGATCCCGCCGGCAGGCCTGCTGCTGCTGGCTAGCTTCCTGGTAGAAGCACCGCAAGCCGGCTGGACCTCCTACCCGCCGCTGAGCTTGGTGATGGGCAAAGTCGGCGAGGAGATTTGGATCCTGAGCCTGCTGCTGTTGGGGACCTCCTCCATCATGGGGGCGATCAACTTCATCACCACCATCGTGCGGATGCGCACCCCCGAGATGGGCTGGAACGACATGCCCCTATTTTGCTGGTCCATGCTGGCCACGTCGTTGATGGTGCTGGTCGCCACGCCAGTGCTGGCAGCCGCGCTGATCCTGCTGTCGTTTGACTTGCTGGCCGGGACCAGCTTTTTCAATCCGGCTGGCGGCGGCGATCCGGTAGTCTACCAGCACATATTCTGGTTCTACTCGCATCCGGCGGTTTACATCATGATCCTGCCCTTTTTTGGGGTCATCTCTGAGGTGCTGCCGGTGCATGCGCGCAAGCCGCTGTTTGCCTACCGCGCCGTTGCTTACTCCAGCTTGGCTATTAGCGTTTTGGGGCTGCTGGTGTGGGCCCACCACATGTTTACCAGCGGCACGCCGGCCTGGCTGCGGATGTTTTTTATGGCAGCCACCATGCTCATTGCCGTCCCCACCGGCATTAAGGTCTTTAGCTGGTGCGCCACGCTCTGGGGCGGCAAGCTTCGGCTCAACAGCGCCATGCTGTTTGGCATGGGGTTTGTCTCGTCGTTTTTGATCGGCGGGTTGAGCGGCGTCATGCTGGCCTCGGTGCCGTTTGATATCCACGTCCACGACAGCTACTTCATCGTTGCCCACCTGCACTACGTTCTCTTTGGCGGCAGCGTCTTGGGGGTCTTTGCTGCCATTTACCACTGGTTCCCCAAAATGACGGGCCGCATGCTCAACGAAACCTGGGGTCGGGTGCACTTTGCCCTGACGCTTGTGGGGCTGAACCTGGCCTTTTTGCCCATGCACCAGTTGGGGTTGATGGGCATGAGCCGGCGCATCGCGCTCTACGATCCCCAGTACGAGACCCTCAACGTCATTTGCACGGTGGGCTCCTACATTTTGGGCGCCTCGACGCTGCCATTTTTGGCCAACGTGGTTTGGTGCTGGTGGCGGGGGCAGCCGGCGCCGTCCAATCCCTGGCGGGCGCTGACGCTGGAGTGGCAGACCGCATCGCCGCCCGAGATCGAAAACTTTGAAACGGAACCGGTCTTGTGGTCCGGACCCTACGATTACGGCATCGAGCGGGCGTATTTGCCCCCATCGACGGCCGGCTCGTCCCAATAA
- a CDS encoding heme-copper oxidase subunit III — MTGSTVGESQTVLGETQAPTAAAEEPDHRLFGVVLFLVAESAIFLGFFGAYLIYYSTMPQWPPQGTPELELALPAVNTAILVASSFVMHRGQSAIKADDLSGLRFWFGLTGLLGAIFLGGQLYEYATVEFGLTANLFTSAFFVLTGFHGLHVTFGLLLIALVLVRTQRPGHYSSQHHFGVEAAELYWHFVDVVWIVLFGLVYLL, encoded by the coding sequence ATGACAGGCTCGACGGTGGGCGAATCCCAGACGGTGCTGGGCGAGACTCAAGCGCCAACGGCGGCTGCCGAGGAACCGGACCATCGCCTGTTTGGCGTTGTCCTGTTCCTGGTCGCCGAGAGCGCCATCTTTCTAGGCTTTTTTGGGGCTTATTTGATTTACTACTCGACCATGCCCCAATGGCCGCCGCAAGGAACGCCCGAGCTGGAGTTGGCCTTGCCGGCGGTCAACACGGCCATCCTGGTTGCCAGTAGCTTTGTCATGCACCGCGGCCAAAGCGCCATCAAGGCCGATGACTTGAGCGGGCTGCGGTTTTGGTTCGGGCTAACGGGCCTGTTGGGCGCGATCTTTTTGGGCGGCCAACTTTACGAGTACGCCACTGTTGAGTTCGGCCTGACCGCCAACTTATTTACCAGCGCGTTTTTCGTGCTGACCGGCTTTCACGGCTTGCACGTCACGTTCGGGTTGCTGCTCATTGCCTTGGTGCTGGTGCGCACGCAGCGACCCGGTCACTACAGCAGCCAGCACCACTTTGGGGTCGAGGCTGCCGAGCTCTACTGGCACTTTGTCGATGTTGTTTGGATCGTGCTGTTTGGGCTGGTCTATCTGCTCTAG
- a CDS encoding glutathione-disulfide reductase: MPYDYDLFVIGGGSGGIATARRAAGHGARVGLAEVDRLGGTCVNRGCIPKKLMVHAAHLADGFEDARSYGWRLGQPSFDWAHLVAAIDREVERLNGVYQRTLDKAGVEAFDAYAKLLDAHTIDLGDRKVSADKIAIAVGGHPVKPEVPGMEHALVSDDVFRLRQQSPRVAIVGGGYIATEFACILHGLGSEVTQIVRRERILRSFDSDIRTGVQDTMQQRGIQLLPESDVARIDKQADGSYQVTTQGAHAQTVTVDAVLAATGRAPNLQNLGLENAGIETDRGAVGVDDYSRTSQPHIFAVGDCTNRINLTPVAINEGRALADTEFGGQDRVMAYENVPSAVFTIPEAATVGLTEALARERYGEAIAVHRARFRATHLSLTDRDEKTTVKLVVDHSTDRVLGAHMVGEGAAEIVQGVAIALKMGATKADFNATVGIHPTVAEEFVTL, encoded by the coding sequence ATGCCTTACGACTACGATTTGTTTGTGATTGGCGGCGGCTCGGGTGGCATTGCCACAGCGCGCCGGGCAGCCGGTCATGGGGCGCGAGTGGGCCTTGCCGAGGTCGATCGCTTGGGGGGCACCTGCGTCAACCGCGGCTGCATTCCCAAAAAGCTCATGGTCCATGCTGCTCATTTGGCCGACGGGTTTGAAGACGCCCGCAGCTACGGCTGGCGCTTGGGCCAACCCAGCTTCGACTGGGCGCATCTAGTGGCGGCGATCGACCGCGAAGTCGAGCGTCTCAACGGGGTCTATCAGCGCACGCTGGACAAAGCCGGGGTGGAGGCTTTCGATGCCTACGCCAAGCTGCTGGATGCCCACACCATCGACCTCGGCGATCGCAAGGTCAGCGCCGACAAAATCGCCATCGCCGTGGGCGGGCACCCGGTCAAGCCGGAGGTGCCTGGCATGGAGCACGCCCTGGTCTCGGACGACGTCTTCCGATTGCGCCAGCAATCCCCACGCGTTGCGATCGTCGGGGGCGGCTACATTGCCACCGAGTTTGCCTGCATCCTGCACGGCCTGGGCAGCGAAGTAACCCAAATCGTGCGCCGCGAGCGGATCCTGCGCAGCTTCGATAGCGACATCCGCACCGGGGTGCAAGACACCATGCAGCAGCGCGGCATTCAACTGCTCCCCGAGAGCGATGTGGCCCGCATCGACAAGCAGGCCGATGGCAGCTACCAGGTCACTACACAAGGGGCCCACGCCCAGACCGTCACGGTCGATGCCGTGCTGGCCGCCACCGGGCGCGCCCCCAACCTACAGAACCTGGGCTTGGAAAACGCGGGCATCGAGACCGATCGCGGCGCCGTGGGCGTCGATGACTACAGCCGCACCAGCCAGCCCCACATCTTTGCCGTGGGCGACTGCACCAACCGCATCAACCTAACGCCGGTGGCCATCAATGAGGGGCGCGCCCTCGCCGATACCGAGTTCGGCGGCCAGGATCGGGTCATGGCCTACGAAAACGTCCCCTCGGCCGTGTTCACCATCCCCGAAGCCGCCACGGTGGGCTTAACGGAGGCGCTCGCGCGCGAGCGCTACGGTGAGGCGATCGCGGTGCATCGGGCGCGGTTTCGCGCCACGCACCTCAGCCTCACTGATCGGGACGAGAAGACCACAGTCAAGCTGGTGGTCGATCACAGCACCGACCGCGTGCTGGGCGCCCACATGGTGGGCGAGGGTGCCGCCGAGATCGTGCAGGGTGTGGCGATCGCACTCAAAATGGGCGCGACCAAGGCTGATTTCAACGCCACCGTGGGCATTCATCCCACCGTGGCCGAGGAGTTTGTCACGCTCTAG
- a CDS encoding pantetheine-phosphate adenylyltransferase codes for MIAIYPGSFDPVTFGHLDIIERGSRLFERTIVAVLRNPNKQPLFSAQERMAQIREATQHLSNVEVDSFSGLTVAYARDRGASVVLRGLRVLSDFEKELQMAHTNQTLGPQLETVFLATSNEYSFLSSSVVKEIAQFGGSVEHLTPPNVAQALYRCHAPTPPTPSPPSDNRRSNPLSRDRPGSTSNDSWTGSKP; via the coding sequence TTGATTGCGATCTATCCGGGGAGCTTCGACCCGGTCACCTTCGGCCATCTCGATATCATCGAGCGCGGCAGCCGACTGTTCGAGCGCACCATCGTTGCCGTCCTGCGCAACCCCAACAAGCAGCCGCTGTTCTCGGCCCAGGAGCGCATGGCCCAAATCCGGGAGGCCACCCAGCATTTGAGCAATGTTGAGGTCGATAGCTTTAGCGGGTTGACCGTTGCCTACGCCCGCGATCGCGGCGCGAGCGTTGTGCTGCGCGGCTTGCGCGTGCTCTCCGACTTTGAAAAAGAGTTGCAGATGGCCCACACCAATCAGACCCTCGGGCCGCAGCTAGAGACGGTTTTTTTGGCGACCTCCAACGAATATAGTTTCTTAAGTAGTAGCGTAGTGAAAGAAATCGCCCAGTTTGGTGGCTCGGTCGAGCACCTGACGCCGCCGAATGTCGCGCAAGCCCTATATCGATGTCACGCGCCGACCCCGCCGACGCCCAGTCCCCCGAGCGACAATCGTCGGAGCAATCCGCTGAGTCGCGATCGGCCGGGTTCGACGTCCAACGACAGCTGGACCGGCTCGAAGCCTTAA